From a single Rickettsia endosymbiont of Cantharis rufa genomic region:
- a CDS encoding glycosyltransferase family 2 protein: protein MTTIKDKSLNIYRPLVSIIIPVYNGANYMKEAINSALAQTYKNIEIIVVNDGSKDNGETENVALSYGDKIRYFHKENGGCGSALNYGIKNMKGEYFSWLSHDDLYYPNKIEHQVNILNKLDNKDTIIYGGYELIEEKGNSLRYIKPDSVLPINKLNISLLPLLRGLIHGCSLLIPAKYFHEVGIFNEALPTTQDYDLWFKIFRVAPIHFDESILIKSRFHSEQGSKKVSNHNEECNVLWSSFLHELTEEEMIKMEDSPYLFLIRTANFLSNNTPYNKACDLANIMAKQVLHDTKVSVIIPVYNRINWVIEAIESVLIQTHKNFEILIIDDGSTDDISQLTSICKKDKRIKYFHKKNEGPAAARNLGIKNAIGKYIAFLDSDDLFYKDKIEIQLKFMEKNNFIFSHTSYKKINEKGKYIESVHSGFFSGNVFPKVIQTCPIAMPTVMGTWTLFQENLFPENIRSGEDCCLWISIASKNSIGGIDKELSKVRISGGTNTFMDPNKYSVGLINITSYVLNDSYLSKFSPFTINLLLAAVTQLRLLENKNEDYKKSNISFFKNNYVIQKIRTYCFVTKILIALTITSIRQEGMRVTISRIQRWLRKHI from the coding sequence ATGACAACTATAAAAGATAAATCTCTAAATATTTACCGTCCTTTAGTCTCGATTATTATACCTGTCTATAATGGGGCTAATTATATGAAAGAAGCTATAAATAGTGCTTTAGCACAAACTTACAAAAATATTGAAATTATTGTTGTTAATGATGGTTCAAAAGATAATGGAGAGACAGAAAATGTAGCGTTATCATATGGTGATAAAATACGCTATTTTCATAAAGAAAATGGTGGTTGTGGTTCTGCTTTAAATTACGGTATAAAAAACATGAAAGGGGAATATTTTTCATGGCTTAGTCACGATGATTTATATTATCCAAACAAAATTGAGCATCAAGTTAATATATTAAATAAATTAGATAATAAAGATACTATCATTTATGGTGGTTATGAATTAATTGAGGAAAAAGGAAACTCTCTACGTTATATTAAACCGGATAGTGTGCTACCTATAAATAAACTTAATATTTCGTTATTACCTTTATTACGAGGGTTAATACATGGTTGCTCGTTATTAATTCCTGCTAAATATTTTCATGAAGTCGGTATATTTAATGAAGCTTTACCGACAACACAAGACTATGATTTATGGTTTAAAATTTTCCGTGTTGCTCCTATTCATTTTGACGAGTCTATCCTAATTAAATCTCGCTTTCATTCAGAACAAGGTAGTAAGAAAGTATCAAATCATAATGAAGAATGCAATGTATTATGGTCATCGTTTCTTCACGAGTTAACAGAAGAAGAAATGATTAAAATGGAAGACTCTCCTTATTTATTTTTAATTCGTACAGCTAATTTTTTATCAAATAATACTCCATATAATAAAGCCTGTGATTTAGCAAATATTATGGCTAAGCAAGTACTACATGATACTAAAGTTAGTGTTATTATACCGGTATATAATAGAATAAATTGGGTAATTGAAGCTATAGAAAGTGTACTTATTCAAACACACAAAAATTTTGAGATACTTATAATAGATGATGGATCGACTGATGATATATCACAATTAACTTCAATATGCAAAAAAGATAAAAGAATAAAATATTTTCATAAAAAAAATGAAGGACCTGCTGCTGCACGTAACTTAGGTATTAAAAATGCTATAGGAAAATATATTGCTTTCCTTGATTCGGACGATTTGTTTTATAAGGATAAAATAGAAATTCAATTAAAGTTTATGGAAAAAAATAATTTTATATTTTCCCATACTTCATATAAAAAAATAAATGAAAAAGGAAAATATATAGAATCCGTTCATTCTGGGTTTTTTAGTGGAAATGTTTTTCCTAAAGTCATACAGACTTGTCCAATAGCAATGCCGACAGTTATGGGAACTTGGACGTTATTCCAAGAAAATTTATTTCCTGAAAATATAAGAAGCGGCGAAGATTGTTGTTTATGGATATCTATTGCTAGTAAAAACTCAATAGGCGGTATAGACAAAGAATTGTCTAAAGTACGAATTAGCGGCGGTACTAATACGTTTATGGATCCAAATAAATATTCAGTAGGTTTAATAAATATTACTTCTTATGTTCTTAATGATTCTTATTTAAGTAAATTTAGTCCGTTTACTATTAATTTGTTATTAGCGGCTGTTACACAATTAAGATTATTAGAAAATAAAAATGAAGACTATAAAAAAAGTAATATTTCTTTTTTCAAAAATAACTATGTAATTCAAAAAATACGAACCTATTGCTTTGTGACAAAAATTTTGATTGCATTAACTATTACTTCTATAAGGCAAGAAGGAATGCGTGTAACAATTTCTAGAATACAAAGATGGCTTAGAAAGCATATATAA